The Tenebrio molitor chromosome 3, icTenMoli1.1, whole genome shotgun sequence genome contains a region encoding:
- the Hml gene encoding hemocytin isoform X1: protein MESFSFYLVVLLLIPSAVRLEVPRYLQAKYGNNVTGASPSPRYNPGVKTKTKSASAHGPSAHSGTRFRGGCNTAPPTPQNAGLHCSQYSGCRATCVPRYQFPNGATQLFINCNNGHWVIEGQIWQYVPSCQPICLPPCQNRGICIAPDQCQCPENYSGPICQFENKPCLSYPQLPTNSRRSCSHKTCTIACLHGHQFPDGSSITTMSCKDGYWLPDKEKWTSLPDCEPICDPPCQNGGNCLSFGRCQCPQDFRGPQCQYRTDNCDARKLQFNGGYNCSGDQVGLICSLSCPEGMTFETRPSSVYSCLYEEARFQPSPIPQCIFPVAAPVAPQAVSYKSSKSDYNLNTLSINGLPQGSYIPAGHRWDAYNHGMATKSFHRTDEAFITGSPYGELNNNVVFVQQKLPEPGICFTWQGTHYKTFDGRVYSFDSKCEHILVRDAIDKTFSIIVQNDPKCSNNPPNCHKIIRIYFDKKEYILKRSSEGIPIFGTPKKRLPIPGQFPGLRIEMSAHYIILSLDAVGSKLKWDGEQLVQVEVQESLWNRTEGLCGNINGDASDDLLNKDGYKPQTIANLATSWKVGNLEKECNHLPIEEHACLDDEIDGSKNHEAMVFCKKLLNDQRFAPCHQVIDVSLLLDACRWDYCYCKNREPSVCACETMNVYVRACSYKGVKNLAAWRDEKTCPMQCTGGKVYKACGPAAGQPVCGASTEEEEDNGEGCVEGCYCPEGTVLHENRCITRDKCPCMLRTKIFPPGAEVPKECNTCTCSEGKWICTQVSCGARCAAIGDPHYITFDGRRFDFMGQCSYYLVKTPSFSIEAENVACAGAISQAMNLPSTVSSGLPSCTKTVTVKIFGQIIKLKQNHDVVVNGQDVSKIPYHVGNVTIRSISSIFLQVELPNGMLIWWDGETRAYVDIPANFKEKTRGLCGTFNNNQKDDFLTPENDVEQAIIPFANKWKTSEKCNDVPDVLKTHPCSSNIQNQPVAEKHCQKIKSDLFSSCHWIVDPEPYYQDCLYDMCSCEFKVSKCLCPTVAAYAEECSRQGVKISWRDSIRECGVHCPTGQKYQVCGNSCTRNCFDVATRPDCKPQCVEGCNCPEGESLNDDGECVPIGECNCHFDGLHFHAGYKEVRPASKGPELCTCINAGWSCHPATPDDQKKFPKASDLKSLCGHSANMEFTTCEPAEPVTCKNMHNLDYFSASVCHPGCKCKDNYVLDTSTKKCVKPSECPCHHGGKSYKENSIVQNDCNTCKCQNGKWTCTDRPCSAECSAWGDSHFKTFDDKHFDFQGQCDYALAKGSQGSDSFDVSIQNVPCGSLGTSCSKSVTIRVKSGDDQDMLTLTRDKPLPNFASMKHLTIRQKGLFVIVEAPDLGLVIQWDKGTRVYVKVDPRWKDRVKGLCGNYNDNDADDFQTPSGGITEASAKIFGDSWKLQSYCPEALEITNTCEDRPDRKVWALKQCGVLKSSLFSPCHSEVPVDIYLEKCVFDACACDQGGDCECLCTALAAYAQECTTRGVPIKWRSQKLCPMQCDERCSNYSPCISTCPTETCDNLLTHGQLSKTCKEETCIEGCVPKPCTPGHIYLNSSFLECVPRNICRPACLEIDGVTYYEGDLVEGDECYSCYCSRGQKVCKGQPCSTVQVVTTKAPTTHMLEQFVKCQSGWTQWINQDKANVLKTIFRKKKTDFEPLPTPLLLNNLEGAKCAKEKMVDIECRTVKTHIPAKGTGLDVECSLERGLVCKSSMKGKACQDFEIRVRCECEEMPTTPAPTCDPLIPHKEHPTNCTIFYHCEVGLDGPKYVEKSCGPTMYFNPISMVCDWPYAVEEIKPVCKGTSTTIQELPVEETISRGDVAPVEAELKYEPLCPPGTEEHDCAIQCDRLCIYYFHVVREKGLCENEKKCERDCVEKGQSLTCPEGKMWANNHTCVDLSHCLCRSEDGKPIKPGTVYRESDCRICQCVDNFYSCDESACDSGEKEEARLLPSVLTGKKKKPKPVETGGFPSLEQPTTPEGLRGMVGPVMGRPGRPPGMVAPPGMPRPGRPPGMVGPAAGVVGMAGQPILLSTVTPPKKCDEDHFVDLIQGDQALPDVVFNASSVLSDAFRPSFAKFTPTADSQSEGSWSPQYSDNHQYLEIDLGQQEPIYGIKIKGSPVYDEYVTSYKVYYSPDAAGMFFPVLNKQNLPQIFRGSIDGKTPVEQIFDTPFEAQVVRVNPQTWHTAIALRVELIGCGEPLTTTVLYEFITQKPLATVAPTVSMCEDPMGLDDGMMSDQQVSVSSELNHNHSKASLKLSDENSWQPLTNSPTEFVQFDFLESRNVTGLEIKGGPNGWVTAFTLKYSQDNKAWNPILDKKTKKEQTFLGNYDADSPQLINFDLPINAKYVKLIPKKWHDNIQLRVEMHGCFEPYPTILEELTTIAPSPCNDCPGVTTEPLEMQACRCVKNKWWDGENCVNRTECPCLVGHISYPVGTSYKEEDCSECLCKIGGVSHCSPKQCDSCEKGLRSTVTSTCKCTCQPCPDGTTLCPTSDVCINSTLWCNGVQDCPDDEIGCPTTETPTKATTRTTTTTPTPPTAVTERIVKQCPVIECPPGFNTHVKKQTKGRLYQSSMFSSYSSKPTKSAYKPPEFKKGRSKRTPKKSVWQNPFYKYTKAGNQKKCTEFQCVSVKPPPVYMHSKKECPPASCPPGYIPVEDSEDYANKKCPKYACEPQPPPDAICNVTGRTFNTFDGTEYKYDICNHVLALDLENDQWEVSLRKNCSEVCWRDLIIHHQDNLIVLHPNLTMEYDGFPYTVEQTKKIASYSRAFTVSRLGNTVLFVSNRYGFWVIWDKEGNVKLGVTRKLEDKVAGLCGYFNENPDDDKKKPDGSLARTTSEFGNSWEQADQGQICEPQACPLHIQDKAWKICQVKEQALEPCTRVVNKDAFISRCIETTCDCLQAATHNHTVAEECRCRALEDFVVQCLTSEPTTDVSDWRVQLDCPATCDAPLVYHDCYQRKCEPTCESLSSSDAACPKVPNVCFPGCYCPPGLVKKGDTCISPSNCGDCECNVLPHLQYVTYDDTNFTINANCVYVMSRDAVGEDKKHKFQVLITNAPCKNNAKKTCVGKVTILYQGRKIHIFTDMIRHKLKLIVNGEHIEDFSDVSSWARIRETATKHLKIHLTDVQVDVSVYYPSLGTSIKAPSQKYGGKLEGLCGDCDHNPYDDLRTPSGAIINDTDEFALSWLYDKLPGGQSKEMCANKPEDCPPLPKKSDPCNLILDYKTFGQCLRVLDPSLFLEWCKKDTCGNHPELACTAIEAYARDCSNTGFCINWRTNVCPKTCPPDKIYNPCGTSCPKTCQSIKEKEEKNCPKIPVEGCFCPEGQLLRNDTCVVEKDCEVCDEEGHHPGDTWKMDKCTSCTCEGTSQKCETERCSGADKICEQGYQVMKVPSGEKECCDKYACVPEPTAGPTCETPQVITCGPGQITKLATKPNGCQQFICECKPVEECEPTDTPTEQPLKDGYVKTIDDSGCCPEVKIICKKELCPKPKPCQQYHTLKNETGTGECCPLYTCEPPKDKCIYENEYTAAETGGERARTEMEKQKVLKNANETWQDGPCRQCKCSITSVGNYQPTCSHSDCSAIEISQDYLDYELEPEFVYDKCCPNVKRVACKHNQKVYEVGKKWTKEKDYCTIYECVNSTSGIQKETKVTKCDTDCDLGYKYVAASPEAKQCCGSCKPYACVVDGSIHKEGDAWESPDHCTKYFCLTINGSMQVQSQKVNCPELPKDYIDDFVFESVAIEGECCKEHRTTACKVEGKVYNVGETLPSPDGDKCKNITCGKNKNGEIIKQESIETCKTTCSKGWEYEESNETCCGKCVQVACVVKDELKKPDEKWMSPDNCTTYTCNSLGGELMVSSEQETCPSLEDCPEKNVYSKGCCKYCNITSAAQIKCGSEEIALNKTVGLVTAHRGEHGKCVNKKAIPSFKECIGICHSSTSFNAKKGAHESDCSCCQATRYVPLEVELECEDGFKWNKKIEVPSDCGCEGCAAPARSTKKATHVKT, encoded by the exons ATGGAAAGTTTTTCTTTCTATTTGGTTGTTCTCTTATTGATTCCAAGTGCTGTAAGACTTGAAGTTCCGCGATATTTGCAAGCGAAATATGGAAACAACGTGACTGGAGCTTCGCCTAGTCCTCGCTATAATCC TGGCGTCAAGACCAAAACAAAATCCGCATCAGCCCATGGCCCTTCTGCACATTCCGGAACGAGGTTCAGAGGAG GATGCAACACAGCACCCCCCACACCTCAGAATGCAGGACTCCATTGTTCCCAATACAGCGGTTGCAGAGCTACTTGCGTTCCCCGTTATCAATTTCCTAACGGCGCCACGCAATTATTTATCAACTGCAACAACGGCCACTGGGTTATCGAAGGACAAATTTGGCAATACGTCCCTTCCTGTCAAC ctATTTGTTTGCCTCCTTGTCAAAATCGTGGCATTTGCATAGCACCGGATCAATGCCAGTGTCCCGAAAATTACTCAGGACCTATCTGCCAGTTCGAAAATAAACCGTGTTTGTCCTATCCGCAATTACCAACAAATTCACGAAGATCTTGCTCTCACAA GACATGCACCATTGCTTGCTTACACGGGCATCAGTTCCCCGATGGATCCTCTATTACTACAATGTCTTGCAAAGATGGTTACTGGCTCCCCGACAAAGAAAAATGGACCTCGCTGCCAGACTGCGAAC CAATTTGTGATCCTCCATGTCAGAATGGCGGCAATTGCCTGTCTTTTGGCAGATGTCAGTGTCCTCAAGATTTTCGAGGTCCTCAGTGTCAATACA GAACCGATAATTGCGACGCTAGAAAACTGCAGTTCAATGGGGGATACAATTGTTCCGGGGATCAAGTGGGGTTGATATGCTCGCTAAGTTGTCCCGAAGGTATGACATTCGAAACTAGACCGTCTTCAGTTTACTCGTGTTTATATGAAGAAGCTCGATTTCAACCATCGCCTATTCCTCAATGTATTTTCC CTGTTGCTGCTCCAGTAGCGCCGCAAGCCGTATCCTACAAGTCTAGTAAATCAGACTACAATTTAAACACTCTCTCTATTAACGGTTTGCCTCAAGGATCATACATCCCTGCAGGACATCGTTGGGATGCttat AATCATGGAATGGCCACAAAAAGTTTCCATCGTACAGATGAGGCATTTATAACTGGGAGTCCCTACGGTGaacttaataataatgtagTTTTTGTCCAACAGAAACTACCTGAACCTGGAATATGTTTCACTTGGCAAGGAACCCATTACAAAACTTTTGACGGAAGGGTTTACAGTTTTGATTCCAAGTGTGAACATATTCTTGTGAGAGACGCAATAGACAAGACTTTCAGCATTATAGTTCAGAATGATCCAAAGTGCAGTAACAATCCACCAAATTGTCATAAAATCATAAGAATATATTTCGACAAAAAAGAGTATATTCTGAAGCGTTCCAGTGAAGGAATACCAATTTTTGGCACACCCAAGAAGCGATTGCCCATTCCTGGTCAGTTCCCAGGGTTGAGAATTGAGATGTCAGCACATTACATCATTCTGTCTTTGGATGCGGTCGGATCAAAACTGAAGTGGGACGGAGAG CAACTGGTGCAAGTAGAAGTGCAAGAAAGTCTGTGGAATCGGACCGAAGGACTGTGCGGTAACATAAACGGTGACGCCTCAGATGACCTCTTGAATAAAGACGGTTACAAACCACAAACCATTGCCAATTTAGCCACGAGTTGGAAAGTCGGGAATTTGGAAAAAGAATGCAACCATTTACCAATAGAAGAGCACGCGTGTCTAGATGACGAAATAGACGGTTCGAAAAATCACGAAGCTATGGTTTTCTGCAAGAAATTGTTGAATGACCAGCGGTTTGCTCCTTGTCACCAAGTCATAGATGTTTCTCTTCTGTTGGACGCCTGTCGCTGGGACTACTGTTATTGCAAAAATCGAGAACCTTCGGTGTGTGCTTGTGAAACCATGAACGTGTACGTTAGAGCTTGCTCCTACAAGGGCGTGAAGAATTTAGCGGCTTGGAGGGACGAAAAAACTTGCC CGATGCAATGCACGGGAGGTAAAGTGTACAAAGCTTGTGGACCTGCGGCCGGCCAACCGGTTTGCGGAGCATCCACCGAAGAAGAGGAAGACAACGGAGAAGGTTGCGTCGAAGGGTGTTACTGTCCAGAAGGAACTGTTCTGCACGAAAATCGATGCATTACCAGAGACAAATGTCCATGTATGTTGCGCACCAAAATTTTCCCGCCTGGTGCGGAAGTTCCAAAAGAATGCAACACCTGCACCTGCAGCGAGGGAAAATGGATTTGTACACAAGTGTCTTGCGGAGCGAGATGTGCCGCTATTGGTGACCCTCATTACATCACATTTGACGGCAGAAGATTTGATTTCATGGGTCAGTGTTCATATTATCTAGTCAAAACTCCTTCGTTTTCCATCGAGGCTGAAAACGTTGCTTGCGCTGGGGCGATTTCCCAAGCTATGAATCTGCCGAGCACAGTCAGTTCAGGGTTGCCGTCCTGTACAAAAACTGTAACGGTGAAGATCTTCGGACAAATTATTAAGCTTAAGCAGAATCACGATGTTGTGGTCAACGGACAAGATGTCTCCAAAATTCCGTATCACGTTGGAAACGTGACCATCAGAAGCATCTCCTCCATATTCTTGCAAG TTGAGCTACCAAATGGGATGTTGATATGGTGGGATGGAGAGACGAGAGCCTATGTAGACATTCCTGCCAATTTCAAGGAAAAAACAAGAGGTCTGTGTGGAACTTTCAATAACAACCAAAAAGACGACTTCCTAACTCCCGAGAACGACGTAGAACAAGCCATCATTCCTTTTGCTAATAAATGGAAGACTAGTGAGAAATGCAACGACGTCCCCGATGTCCTCAAAACTCACCCGTGCAGTTCCAACATCCAAAATCAACCAGTAGCTGAGAAACATTGCCAAAAAATCAAATCCGACTTATTCTCAAGTTGTCATTGGATAGTCGACCCTGAGCCTTACTACCAAGACTGTCTCTACGACATGTGCTCTTGTGAATTCAAAGTATCCAAGTGTCTCTGTCCGACAGTGGCAGCATACGCCGAAGAGTGTTCTCGCCAGGGAGTCAAGATTTCCTGGCGCGACTCTATTCGAGAGTGTGGAGTTCATTGTCCAACTGGTCAAAAATACCAAGTTTGCGGAAACTCTTGCACCAGAAACTGTTTCGATGTAGCGACCAGACCGGACTGCAAGCCTCAATGTGTAGAAGGCTGCAACTGTCCCGAAGGAGAATCTTTGAACGACGACGGAGAATGTGTCCCGATTGGCGAGTGCAACTGTCATTTCGATGGACTCCACTTCCACGCCGGATACAAAGAAGTGAGACCCGCCAGCAAAGGACCTGAACTCTGCACATGCATCAACGCTGGTTGGAGTTGTCATCCGGCTACTCCTGACGATCAGAAGAAATTCCCCAAGGCAAGCGACCTGAAATCCCTTTGCGGCCACTCGGCGAACATGGAGTTCACCACGTGCGAACCTGCCGAGCCCGTGACTTGCAAGAACATGCACAATCTTGATTATTTCTCTGCGTCGGTTTGCCATCCTGGTTGCAAGTGCAAAGACAACTACGTTTTGGACACGTCAACGAAGAAGTGTGTCAAACCTTCCGAGTGTCCTTGTCACCATGGAGGCAAGAGTTACAAGGAAAATTCAATAGTTCAGAATGATTGCAACACTTG taAATGTCAAAACGGGAAGTGGACGTGTACGGATCGACCGTGCTCTGCTGAGTGCAGTGCTTGGGGAGACTCacatttcaaaactttcgacGACAAACATTTCGACTTCCAAGGACAATGCGATTATGCTCTGGCCAAAGGCTCTCAAGGAAGCGACTCTTTCGATGTTTCTATACAA AACGTCCCTTGCGGATCTCTGGGTACCAGTTGTTCTAAATCAGTCACAATTCGAGTTAAATCAGGAGATGATCAAGACATGCTGACACTAACCAGAGACAAACCGCTTCCAAATTTTGCGTCAATGAAACACTTAACCATCCGACAAAAAGGTCTCTTTGTGATTGTTGAAGCACCAGATTTAGGACTGGTAATCCAGTGGGACAAAGGCACGAGAGTGTACGTCAAAGTTGATCCTCGATGGAAGGACAGGGTCAAGGGTCTATGCGGGAACTACAACGACAACGACGCCGACGACTTCCAAACTCCTTCTGGGGGAATCACCGAAGCATCTGCCAAAATCTTTGGAGACTCGTGGAAGCTTCAGTCCTACTGTCCCGAAGCTTTGGAGATTACA aACACTTGCGAAGATCGACCTGACAGAAAGGTGTGGGCTTTGAAACAATGTGGTGTTCTGAAGTCGTCTCTTTTCTCGCCTTGCCACTCTGAGGTTCCTGTCGACATTTACTTGGAGAAATGTGTGTTCGACGCTTGCGCGTGCGATCAAGGTGGCGATTGCGAGTGTTTGTGCACAGCTCTTGCCGCCTATGCCCAAGAGTGCACCACCAGAGGAGTACCGATCAAATGGAGATCACAAAAGCTTTGCC CAATGCAATGTGATGAACGCTGTTCAAATTATAGTCCATGTATCTCGACTTGTCCGACGGAAACGTGCGACAATCTCTTAACGCACGGTCAGTTGAGCAAGACTTGCAAAGAAGAGACCTGCATTGAGGGATGCGTACCGAAACCTTGCACTCCTGGGCACATTTACCtcaattcatcatttttagaGTGTGTGCCTAGAAATATCTGTAGACCAGCTTGCTTAGAGATTGACGGTGTTACCTACTACGAAGGTGATTTAGTTGAAGGAGATGAATGTTACAGTTGCTATTGCTCGCGAGGCCAGAAAGTTTGCAAAGGGCAACCCTGCTCAACCGTGCAGGTTGTTACAACGAAAGCTCCCACAACACATATGTTGGAACAATTTGTTAAGTGTCAATCGGGTTGGACTCAATGGATCAATCAAGATAAGGCAAATGTTCTGAAAACCATTTTTAGAAAGAAGAAGACTGATTTTGAACCTCTACCGACACCGTTACTTTTG AATAATCTGGAAGGTGCCAAGTGTGCCAAAGAAAAAATGGTCGACATCGAGTGCAGAACTGTTAAAACACATATACCTGCAAAAGGCACAGGTTTAGACGTAGAGTGTAGCTTAGAACGGGGTCTAGTGTGTAAATCAAGTATGAAAGGGAAAGCTTGTCAAGATTTTGAGATTCGTGTTCGGTGCGAATGCG AAGAGATGCCAACCACGCCTGCTCCAACTTGTGACCCGCTCATACCGCACAAAGAACATCCCACGAATTGTACTATTTTCTATCACTGTGAAGTGGGATTAGATGGTCCTAAGTACGTCGAAAAATCTTGTGGTCCTACTATGTACTTCAATCCCATATCGATGGTTTGTGACTGGCCGTATGCGgttgaagaaataaaaccaGTCTGCAAGGGAACATCAACCACTATTCAAGAATTACCAGTTGAAGAGACCATATCCAGAGGTGACGTGGCACCGGTGGAAGCGGAATTGAAATACGAACCATTGTGTCCTCCTGGTACGGAAGAACATGACTGCGCAATACAGTGCGACCGTCTGTGCATTTACTATTTTCACGTGGTCAGGGAAAAAGGACTCTGCGAGAACGAGAAGAAATGTGAACGCGACTGTGTCGAGAAAGGGCAATCTCTGACATGTCCGGAAGGGAAGATGTGGGCCAATAACCACACCTGCGTGGATTTAAGTCACTGTTTATGCAGATCCGAGGATGGCAAGCCGATTAAA CCTGGTACAGTTTATAGAGAATCAGATTGTCGAATTTGTCAATGCGTCGATAACTTCTACAGTTGTGACGAATCGGCTTGCGACTCTGGAGAAAAAGAAGAAGCAAGGCTTTTGCCAAGTGTGTTGACAGGTAAAAAGAAGAAACCGAAACCAGTGGAAACAGGAGGGTTTCCGTCATTAGAGCAACCGACGACTCCAGAAGGTTTAAGAGGGATGGTGGGACCAGTTATGGGGAGACCTGGTAGGCCGCCTGGCATGGTGGCACCACCAGGTATGCCGAGACCTGGTAGGCCGCCTGGCATGGTGGGACCTGCCGCGGGGGTAGTGGGCATGGCGGGACAACCAATACTGTTGAGTACTGTTACTCCACCTAAAAAGTGTGACGAAGACCATTTCGTCGATTTAATACAAGGCGATCAGGCCTTGCCTGATGTAGTTTTCAACGCAAGTAGCGTCTTAAGCGATGCGTTTAGACCAAGTTTCGCAAAATTCACCCCCACTGCTGACAGTCAAAGTGAGGGCAGTTGGTCCCCCCAGTACTCAGATAACCACCAGTACTTGGAAATTGATTTGGGCCAACAAGAACCCATATATGGTATTAAAATCAAAGGAAGTCCAGTCTATGACGAATACGTCACTAGCTATAAGGTTTATTACAGTCCTGACGCTGCTGGTATGTTTTTCCCGGTActgaacaaacaaaatttaccTCAG ATATTTAGAGGGTCAATCGACGGGAAAACACCTGTCGAACAAATTTTTGACACACCTTTTGAAGCACAAGTCGTAAGAGTTAATCCACAAACGTGGCACACTGCCATCGCACTGCGAGTGGAACTGATTGGTTGCGGGGAACCCCTCACGACTACAGTACTTTACGAATTTATAACA CAAAAACCCTTGGCCACCGTCGCTCCTACAGTCTCGATGTGTGAAGACCCCATGGGCTTAGATGATGGAATGATGTCAGATCAACAAGTTTCTGTAAGCTCAGAATTAAATCACAATCACAGCAAAGCAAGTCTGAAACTTAGCGATGAGAACTCTTGGCAGCCACTAACAAACTCTCCCACAGAGTTTGTGCAG TTTGACTTTCTCGAATCACGTAACGTAACAGGTTTGGAAATTAAAGGCGGTCCCAATGGATGGGTCACAGCTTTTACGTTGAAATACTCCCAAGATAATAAAGCATGGAATCCTATTTTGGacaagaaaacaaagaaaGAACAAACTTTCCTGGGTAATTACGATGCAGATTCTCCACAGCTCATCAATTTCGATTTGCCGATCAACGCAAAATACGTCAAATTGATTCCAAAGAAGTGGCACGACAATATTCAATTGAGAGTCGAAATGCATGGTTGTTTTGAACCGTATC CTACGATCCTGGAAGAGTTGACTACGATTGCACCATCACCTTGTAATGACTGTCCAGGTGTTACGACAGAACCTCTGGAAATGCAAGCTTGCAGATGTGTCAAGAACAAGTGGTGGGACGGTGAAAATTGTGTGAACAGGACTGAATGCCCTTGTCTTGTCGGCCACATCTC GTACCCAGTTGGAACATCGTACAAAGAAGAAGACTGCTCGGAGTGTCTTTGTAAAATTGGAGGTGTGTCCCACTGTTCTCCAAAACAATGCGATAGTTGCGAGAAAGGTCTGAGAAGTACAGTTACTTCCACGTGTAAATGCACGTGTCAACCGTGTCCAGACGGTACTACTTTGTGTCCAACAAGTGACGTCTGTATTAATTCTACGTTGTGGTGCAATGGAGTGCAAGACTGTCCAGATGATGAAATAGGTTGTCCTACCACTGAGACGCCAACAAAAGCGACAACTAGGACAACTACAACAACACCAACACCTCCAACTGCGGTCACCGAGA GAATTGTTAAGCAGTGTCCGGTGATAGAGTGTCCCCCGGGATTTAACACTCacgttaaaaaacaaacaaaaggtCGTCTTTACCAGTCTTCTATGTTCTCAAGTTACTCATCAAAACCTACTAAGTCTGCATACAAACCTCCAGAATTTAAAAAGGGTAGATCCAAGAGAACACCTAAGAAATCAGTTTGGCAAAATCCTTTTTATAAATATACTAAGGCAGGAAATCAAAAGAAATGTACGGAATTCCAGTGTGTCTCCGTTAAACCACCACCGGTTTATATGCACTCGAAGAAGGAATGCCCACCTGCTTCTTGTCCACCAGGTTACATTCCAGTCGAAGACAGTGAAGACTACGCGAATAAGAAATGTCCGAAATACGCCTGCGAGCCGCAGCCGCCCCCGGACGCCATCTGCAATGTTACAGGGCGCACTTTTAACACATTTGACGGAACCGAATACAAGTACGACATTTGTAACCATGTCTTAGCGCTAGATTTGGAAAATGACCAGTGGGAAGTTTCTT TGAGAAAGAACTGCAGTGAGGTGTGCTGGCGCGACCTCATCATCCATCACCAAGACAACTTGATTGTCCTTCATCCCAATTTAACGATGGAATACGACGGGTTTCCTTACACCGTGgagcaaacaaaaaaaatcgccTCTTATTCGAGAGCATTTACGGTTTCGCGTCTGGGCAACACTGTTCTCTTCGTTTCAAACAGATACGGATTTTGGGTGATTTGGGACAAAGAGGGAAACGTTAAGTTGGGCGTTACTAGAAAACTTGAAGATAAAGTCGCCGGGCTGTGTGGGTATTTCAATGAAAATCCAGATGACGACAAGAAGAAGCCCGACGGAAGTCTGGCTCGGACGACTTCCGAGTTCGGGAATAGTTGGGAACAAGCCGATCAAGGGCAGATTTGCGAACCCCAGGCTTGTCCTCTGCACATACAGGATAAAGCTTGGAAAATCTGTCAAGTCAA GGAACAAGCGCTGGAGCCTTGCACCAGAGTCGTGAATAAAGACGCGTTCATTTCACGCTGCATCGAAACGACTTGCGATTGTCTTCAAGCTGCGACTCACAACCATACAGTTGCAGAGGAATGCAGATGTCGAGCGCTGGAAGATTTTGTCGTACAGTGTCTAACTTCAGAGCCCACCACCGATGTGTCAGACTGGAGAGTGCAACTCGATTGTC CTGCAACTTGTGACGCTCCTTTGGTTTACCATGACTGCTACCAACGTAAATGCGAACCAACTTGTGAATCCCTCTCGAGTTCCGACGCCGCTTGTCCCAAAGTACCCAACGTGTgcttccccggttgttattgTCCCCCAGGTCTAGTCAAAAAGGGAGACACTTGCATCAGTCCTTCAAACTGTGGAGACTGTGAATGCAACGTCCTTCCTCACCTTCAGTACGTAACGTACGACGACACCAACTTTACCATAAACGCAAACTGCGTCTACGTCATGTCGAGAGACGCAGTTGGTGAGGACAAGAAACACAAATTCCAG GTTTTGATCACAAACGCTCCTTGCAAAAATAATGCGAAAAAAACATGCGTGGGGAAAGTTACAATATTGTATCAGGGGCGCAAGATCCACATTTTCACTGACATGATCCGGCACAAGCTGAAACTGATCGTAAATGGTGAACACATCGAAGATTTTTCAGACGTTAGTAGTTGGGCCCGTATTAGAGAAACTGCCACGAAACATCtcaaaattcatttaacaGACGTTCAAGTTGACGTTTCAGTTTATTATCCGTCTCTGGGTACCTCGATTAAGGCCCCATCGCAGAAATACGGAGGCAAACTCGAGGGACTTTGTGGTGATTGCGATCACAATCCGTATGACGATTTGCGCACTCCTAGCGGAGCTATAATTAACGACACTGACGAATTTGCCTTGAGCTGGTTGTACGACAAACTTCCCGGAGGACAGTCTAAAGAGATGTGTGCAAATAAACCGGAAGATTGTCCACCACTACCTAAAAAATCTGACCCTTGCAACTTAATTCTGGATTACAAAACATTCGGACAATGTCTTCGCGTTTTAGACCCGTCTTTGTTTTTGGAGTGGTGCAAAAAAGACACTTGCGGCAACCACCCAGAGCTGGCATGCACCGCCATCGAAGCATATGCCAGAGACTGCAGCAACACCGGTTTTTGCATCAACTGGCGCACCAACGTTTGCCCCAAAACGTGCCCACCtgataaaatttacaacccGTGCGGTACAAGTTGTCCAAAAACATGCCAAAgcataaaagaaaaagaagaaaagaactGTCCCAAGATACCAGTCGAGGGTTGTTTCTGCCCCGAAGGACAG cTTTTACGAAACGACACCTGCGTAGTTGAGAAAGACTGTGAGGTTTGTGATGAGGAAGGTCACCACCCTGGAGACACttggaaaatggacaaatgcACATCTTGCACTTGCGAGGGCACCTCACAAAAGTGTGAAACTGAGCGCTGTTCGGGTGCTGATAAAATCTGCGAGCAAGGTTATCAAGTGATGAAGGTGCCATCTGGAGAGAAGGAATGTTGTGACAAATATGCTTGCG TACCTGAACCAACTGCCGGGCCAACTTGCGAAACTCCTCAAGTTATTACTTGTGGACCTGGACAAATAACAAAGTTGGCGACGAAACCGAACGGATGTCAGCAATTTATCTGCGAGTGTAAACCAGTTGAAGAGTGTGAGCCTACAGACACGCCGACAGAACAACCTTTGAAGGATGGGTACGTTAAAACGATTGACGACAGTGGTTGTTGTCCGGAAGTTAAAATAATCTGCAAGAAAGAGCTCTGTCCTAAACCAAAACCGTGCCAGCAATACcacacattaaaaaatgaaactggTACGGGAGAATGTTGTCCTTTGTACACTTGCGAACCGCCGAAAGACAAATGCATTTACGAAAATGAGTACACAGCGGCGGAAACTGGAGGAGAGAGGGCTAGAACTGAAATGGAAAAACAGAAAGTATTGAAGAACGCCAACGAAACTTGGCAAGACGGTCCTTGTCGCCAGTGTAAATGTTCGATTACGAGTGTCGGCAATTATCAACCCACTTGTAGTCACAGCGACTGTTCTGCCATCGAAATCTCTCAAGATTATCTCGATTATGAGCTAGAACCAGAATTTGTGTACGACAAGTGTTGTCCAAATGTGAAAAGAGTGGCGTGCAAGCATAATCAAAAAGTTTACGAAGTTGGCAAGAAGTGGACCAAAGAAAAAGACTACTGTACTATTTATGAATGTGTGAACAGTACAAGCGGTATCCAGAAAGAAACAAAGGTCACAAAGTGTGACACCGATTGCGATTTGGGTTACAAATACGTCGCTGCGTCTCCTGAAGCGAAACAGTGTTGCGGTTCTTGCAAACCTT